A genomic region of Maridesulfovibrio bastinii DSM 16055 contains the following coding sequences:
- a CDS encoding ABC transporter permease, whose amino-acid sequence MELKSELQDTAAGDLKCLRLPFLTALLYATAKFICRKGARLVLLIASVATLSFILVSFSPVDPIDAYLGPAVLKVSPEQRAVIAHRWGLDEPPLKRYEKWAGNLIQGNFGISTIYNESVLSVIGKRFITSFWLMLMAWTISGLLGFIMGIFAGAYESGFIDKVISIYAYTMASTPTFWVGMILLTIFSIHLGWTPVCGAWPIGMEADQVGILERIHHLLLPAVTLSLIGVAQITLHTREKTIEAMRSEYAIFARAQGESRLGTAFHRAIRNVALPAVTLQFASLGELFGGAVLTEQVFAYPGLGKATVEAGYRGDVPLLLGIVLFSTFFVFAGNTTADFIYMIVDPRMRKRSCGKRGA is encoded by the coding sequence ATGGAACTAAAATCAGAGTTACAAGACACAGCAGCCGGAGATTTAAAATGTCTCCGGCTGCCGTTTCTTACGGCATTACTATACGCAACCGCCAAGTTTATATGCAGAAAAGGCGCACGCCTTGTATTGCTTATTGCTTCAGTCGCGACACTCTCATTTATTCTGGTCAGTTTTTCTCCCGTCGATCCGATAGATGCCTACCTTGGACCTGCTGTACTGAAAGTCTCACCGGAACAGAGAGCTGTTATTGCCCATCGCTGGGGACTGGATGAACCACCGCTCAAAAGATACGAAAAGTGGGCCGGAAACCTTATTCAGGGCAATTTCGGCATATCAACAATTTATAATGAATCTGTACTTTCAGTCATAGGTAAACGTTTTATCACATCCTTCTGGCTGATGCTCATGGCCTGGACAATTTCCGGATTACTTGGCTTTATCATGGGGATTTTTGCAGGAGCCTACGAATCAGGATTTATTGACAAGGTAATCAGTATCTACGCTTATACCATGGCCTCCACTCCCACGTTCTGGGTAGGGATGATACTGCTGACAATATTTTCGATTCATCTGGGATGGACTCCTGTCTGCGGGGCATGGCCGATCGGGATGGAAGCTGATCAGGTCGGAATCCTTGAAAGAATCCATCACCTGTTGCTTCCTGCTGTCACTCTGTCACTCATAGGAGTGGCCCAGATAACCCTGCATACCCGTGAAAAAACAATTGAGGCCATGCGCAGTGAGTATGCGATATTCGCCAGAGCTCAGGGTGAATCACGCCTTGGAACAGCATTCCATAGGGCTATAAGGAACGTGGCTCTTCCTGCTGTCACATTACAATTCGCCTCCTTAGGAGAACTATTTGGCGGAGCTGTGCTAACCGAACAGGTCTTTGCTTATCCCGGACTGGGAAAAGCCACTGTTGAAGCAGGCTATCGCGGCGATGTGCCTCTTCTACTCGGTATTGTTTTATTCAGTACCTTCTTCGTTTTTGCAGGAAACACAACAGCGGACTTCATCTACATGATTGTCGATCCCCGTATGCGCAAAAGAAGCTGTGGAAAAAGGGGAGCGTGA
- a CDS encoding ABC transporter permease produces the protein MTTFQYNGRTKSLFTIIACLVLISAVFISAWLYGDQGEVTHLTLRKLAPSLLHPFGTDWLGRDMLARTVKGLRISLGVGLSAATCSAVIALILGLAAATMGSTVDSIVTWMVDVAMSTPHLVLLILISFACGGGAKGVVIAVAASHWPPLTRVIRAEVMQLQSMDYVNLSRQFGKSEFFIATRHMLPHVIPQFMVGLLLLFPHAILHAAALTFLGFGMSPHTPAVGVLLAESMRYLSMDLWWLAVAPGIALVITVKAFDTLGANIRSLSDPHICRE, from the coding sequence ATGACGACCTTTCAATACAACGGCAGAACAAAAAGTCTGTTTACAATTATTGCCTGTTTAGTGCTTATCAGTGCCGTTTTTATCTCGGCATGGCTTTATGGAGATCAGGGGGAAGTAACCCACCTCACCTTGCGTAAACTGGCCCCGAGCTTACTTCATCCCTTCGGTACCGACTGGCTTGGGCGGGATATGCTTGCCAGAACGGTAAAAGGACTGCGCATAAGTCTTGGTGTCGGGCTTTCGGCGGCAACCTGTTCGGCGGTCATCGCCCTTATTTTAGGACTTGCCGCAGCGACAATGGGCAGTACTGTCGATTCAATTGTAACCTGGATGGTTGATGTGGCAATGTCCACCCCGCACCTTGTATTGCTTATCCTTATTTCCTTTGCCTGTGGCGGAGGAGCAAAAGGTGTTGTGATTGCTGTTGCCGCATCCCACTGGCCGCCACTCACAAGGGTAATCCGTGCAGAAGTAATGCAGTTGCAGTCTATGGATTATGTAAATCTTTCAAGACAGTTTGGTAAAAGTGAATTCTTCATAGCCACAAGGCACATGCTTCCCCATGTCATACCGCAGTTTATGGTTGGGCTTCTGCTCTTATTTCCACATGCAATTCTGCATGCGGCAGCGTTAACTTTTCTGGGATTCGGTATGTCCCCGCACACCCCGGCAGTCGGGGTTCTGCTGGCGGAATCCATGCGTTACCTTTCAATGGACCTCTGGTGGCTGGCTGTGGCACCGGGAATAGCACTGGTCATAACCGTAAAAGCATTTGATACGCTCGGAGCAAATATCCGTTCACTTTCAGACCCTCATATCTGCCGTGAATAA
- a CDS encoding ABC transporter ATP-binding protein → MLEIENLSVSFSNYTRGMKRESVCTIRCLDLHVEAGQIIAIVGQSGAGKSLLAHAVLDILPGNSSVSGNMYFKNTKITHRTAKKFRGKGISLIPQSVSFLNPLLHVGTQIARSAVLSGMNHHQAKMSSEEILKKYGLSAEIYDWFPFQLSGGMARRVLTATATIGTADLLIADEPTNGLDENVANETLMHLRQLADTGKAVVLITHDIESALQVADRVSVFYGGVTLEEADAADFYNEGSLRHPYSRQLWSSLPCNQFTKAVTRDEISINNEGCPFYMQCPNAIEKCSHELPALSPYHNGKVRCWRA, encoded by the coding sequence ATGCTGGAAATAGAAAATCTTTCCGTAAGCTTCAGTAATTATACTAGGGGCATGAAAAGGGAGTCCGTATGTACTATACGCTGTCTTGATCTGCATGTTGAAGCCGGACAGATTATAGCCATAGTGGGACAGTCCGGAGCCGGAAAAAGCCTGCTGGCACATGCTGTGCTTGATATTCTCCCCGGAAATTCATCAGTGTCCGGGAATATGTATTTTAAAAATACAAAAATCACGCATCGCACGGCTAAAAAATTCCGCGGGAAAGGAATTTCCCTTATTCCTCAATCAGTATCTTTCCTTAACCCGCTGCTGCATGTGGGAACCCAGATTGCGCGATCCGCTGTTCTAAGTGGCATGAATCATCATCAGGCAAAAATGTCATCTGAAGAGATACTGAAAAAATACGGTCTTTCTGCTGAAATATATGACTGGTTTCCATTCCAGCTTTCAGGAGGAATGGCCAGAAGAGTGCTGACAGCCACGGCAACAATAGGGACTGCTGACCTGCTGATAGCTGATGAACCGACCAATGGTCTTGATGAAAATGTTGCCAATGAGACACTTATGCATCTGCGCCAGCTGGCAGATACCGGTAAAGCAGTAGTACTTATCACCCATGATATTGAATCCGCACTACAGGTTGCTGACAGAGTTTCCGTTTTTTATGGTGGAGTAACTCTTGAAGAAGCAGATGCTGCTGATTTTTACAATGAAGGCTCATTACGCCACCCCTATTCCAGACAGCTCTGGTCATCGCTTCCGTGCAATCAGTTCACCAAAGCCGTAACCAGAGATGAAATAAGTATAAACAATGAGGGATGCCCTTTTTATATGCAATGCCCCAACGCAATAGAAAAATGTTCGCATGAGCTGCCTGCGCTAAGCCCGTACCATAACGGAAAGGTAAGGTGCTGGCGTGCTTGA
- a CDS encoding ABC transporter ATP-binding protein — protein sequence MDISIAPGERVGLPGPSGRGKSTLAKILAGYLKPDEGDITVDGKQIVHGSFNPVQILFQHPELAVNPRWKIKNILNEAGTPSADLLDSLKISSSWAERYPNELSGGELQRVCLARALDGRTGYLLCDEMTSMLDPLTQASIWKTVLETAAERNLGLLIISHDTALLDRLCHRKVEAFI from the coding sequence CTGGACATTTCCATAGCCCCCGGAGAAAGAGTCGGACTGCCGGGACCAAGCGGACGCGGAAAATCAACGCTTGCTAAAATTCTGGCTGGTTATCTCAAACCGGATGAAGGGGATATAACCGTTGACGGAAAACAGATTGTGCATGGCAGTTTCAACCCGGTACAGATTCTCTTTCAACACCCGGAACTTGCGGTGAACCCCCGCTGGAAAATTAAGAACATTCTTAATGAGGCCGGCACACCTTCCGCTGATCTGCTTGATTCGCTTAAAATTAGCAGTTCATGGGCCGAAAGGTATCCCAATGAACTTTCAGGCGGAGAATTGCAAAGAGTCTGTCTGGCCCGGGCTCTTGATGGAAGAACAGGATATCTCCTGTGTGACGAGATGACTTCCATGCTCGACCCGCTTACGCAGGCCTCCATCTGGAAAACCGTGCTTGAAACAGCCGCGGAAAGAAATCTGGGGCTGCTGATAATAAGCCACGACACAGCCCTGCTCGACCGTTTATGTCATCGCAAGGTGGAAGCCTTTATTTAA
- a CDS encoding PaaI family thioesterase, protein MLDYKVYLDRLVSGKAVDNPYLDFMGIRAEEFRAGYARFSMEIKPEFIQGAGIMQGGLSVSLCDETSAHAAITTLSNDEQVATIEIKNDFLSMASKGILTAEATVFKRGRTLIVVDCVVTDENSKKISRSTATFMVIKNKK, encoded by the coding sequence ATGCTTGACTACAAAGTGTATCTGGACAGACTTGTTTCAGGGAAAGCTGTAGATAATCCTTATCTGGATTTTATGGGTATCAGGGCTGAGGAATTCAGAGCAGGGTATGCCCGTTTCAGTATGGAGATAAAGCCTGAATTTATTCAGGGAGCCGGTATTATGCAGGGCGGCCTGTCTGTCTCCCTGTGTGATGAAACTTCGGCCCATGCGGCAATTACAACCCTTTCCAATGATGAACAGGTCGCTACGATTGAGATTAAAAATGATTTTCTTTCAATGGCTTCAAAAGGGATATTAACTGCTGAAGCCACTGTATTTAAGCGGGGACGCACATTGATTGTGGTTGATTGCGTTGTGACAGATGAAAACAGTAAAAAAATATCCCGCAGTACAGCTACTTTTATGGTTATTAAAAATAAAAAATAA
- a CDS encoding DUF805 domain-containing protein, whose product MKQYLIEYFDSIKKFSDFEGKSTHREFLIFLIVHLLIIAVLSCLMLVFKNEFLIKVSTTLLNLYLVCTILPSAAIVVRRLHHLGRKKKLAFTAFIPVAGILYLLVICLKGQPTTAV is encoded by the coding sequence ATGAAGCAATATCTAATTGAATATTTCGATTCAATAAAAAAATTCAGCGATTTTGAAGGAAAATCGACTCACAGGGAATTCCTTATTTTCCTGATAGTACACCTTTTGATAATTGCTGTGCTGTCATGCTTAATGCTTGTTTTTAAGAACGAATTTCTGATTAAAGTTTCCACAACACTTTTAAATCTCTATCTCGTCTGCACAATTCTGCCTTCCGCAGCCATTGTAGTCCGCAGGCTTCACCATCTCGGACGCAAAAAAAAACTGGCCTTTACGGCCTTCATTCCTGTAGCAGGAATTTTGTATCTGCTGGTAATCTGTCTTAAAGGACAGCCGACAACAGCAGTTTGA
- a CDS encoding PAS domain S-box protein translates to MFKRMRQSLIMKMILSGGITLLASVIFWTWFNVHFFKENVTDNIRSDTALLSDTVLLGLHYAMMLDSRDDIREDINNISKQREIKSIRIYNKKGLIVFSNNPQEVGSKISMSASSCWTCHKFEEPPATLSLPKRSRTYEENGHEFMSIITPIPNSEGCAPGVCHVHSKDEQVLGLLEMEVSTEAKKSILSTFEQVNILISFIVFAATFIALSLYTYRFVFRPINKLTKATKGVGSGNGFKEISESSPDEFGALYKAFNMMGLQVQDKQRELIAQKEEYRKLFENVPCLICVVDRNFRVIRHNMAYEMHFGKPLGRHCFRINKDRTEKCIECPVAKTFNDGMEHISEESGLSQNGHSIHWIVYTSPIRDYNGNIVAAMEMMVDITDRKNLEVQLAASEQRYHAIFDSIPEAVFVLDVDTLEIVNCNDPVLHIYGYEPADLIGSSFLNLFREEERQDYDFIVKNNKEIGPCSQLTASGRHIYALMRVSPAEFNRGGVLIVTCSDVTKKLKAEQQLIQASKMATLGEMASGVAHELNQPLAILKTISNLLSRKISKGRIPEPEILEEMAEGVSTHVDRASKIILHMREFGRKSSLKTTPVQLNNVLRRGFEFFSQQLTVRNIDVIWDLDDNLPEIMADANRLEQVVINLLINARDAIEERWSGESARKSERKIFISSSFNEHEIVVEVCDTGSGIPEQIQERLFEPFFTTKDVGKGTGLGLSISYEIIRDYGGNIHAVSGNGRGACFKIVFPNKAKTN, encoded by the coding sequence TTGTTCAAAAGAATGCGCCAAAGCCTGATAATGAAGATGATTCTTTCCGGTGGAATAACACTTCTTGCGAGCGTAATTTTCTGGACATGGTTCAATGTTCATTTTTTCAAGGAAAACGTAACCGATAATATCCGTTCCGATACAGCTCTGCTTTCCGACACGGTCCTGCTTGGTTTGCATTATGCCATGATGCTTGATTCAAGGGATGATATTCGCGAGGATATCAATAACATAAGCAAGCAGCGTGAAATAAAGAGCATTAGAATTTATAATAAAAAAGGGTTGATTGTTTTTTCCAACAACCCGCAGGAAGTCGGTTCAAAGATCAGTATGTCCGCCAGTTCATGCTGGACCTGTCATAAGTTTGAAGAACCACCCGCCACCTTAAGTCTTCCAAAGCGCAGCAGAACATACGAAGAAAACGGACATGAGTTCATGTCCATCATTACTCCAATTCCTAATTCCGAAGGTTGCGCTCCCGGAGTATGCCATGTGCACTCAAAGGATGAGCAGGTGCTCGGGCTGCTTGAAATGGAAGTTTCAACTGAAGCTAAAAAGTCTATTCTCAGCACTTTTGAGCAGGTTAATATACTTATTTCTTTTATTGTTTTTGCCGCAACATTTATAGCTCTTTCCCTTTATACTTACAGATTTGTTTTCAGGCCCATCAATAAGCTTACAAAAGCCACCAAGGGTGTAGGTTCCGGCAATGGATTTAAGGAGATAAGCGAAAGCAGTCCTGATGAATTCGGCGCTCTTTATAAAGCTTTCAATATGATGGGGCTTCAGGTTCAGGATAAACAGCGGGAGCTTATTGCCCAGAAGGAAGAATACCGAAAACTGTTTGAAAATGTTCCCTGCCTGATCTGTGTTGTTGACAGAAATTTCAGAGTGATACGCCATAATATGGCCTATGAAATGCATTTTGGAAAACCGCTTGGCAGGCATTGTTTTCGGATAAACAAAGATAGAACGGAGAAATGTATTGAATGCCCGGTGGCTAAAACTTTCAATGACGGAATGGAACATATCAGCGAGGAATCTGGACTGTCCCAGAACGGGCACTCAATCCACTGGATTGTCTACACTTCTCCAATCAGGGATTATAACGGCAACATTGTTGCCGCAATGGAGATGATGGTTGATATTACGGACCGTAAAAATCTTGAAGTCCAGCTGGCGGCCTCTGAACAACGCTATCATGCTATCTTTGATTCCATACCTGAGGCAGTTTTTGTGCTGGATGTCGATACTCTGGAGATCGTTAATTGTAATGATCCTGTCCTGCATATTTATGGCTATGAACCAGCTGATCTTATCGGATCTTCTTTTCTCAATCTTTTCAGGGAAGAGGAGCGTCAGGATTATGATTTCATAGTAAAAAACAATAAAGAGATCGGACCATGCTCGCAGTTGACCGCATCGGGAAGACATATCTATGCATTGATGCGTGTTTCGCCTGCCGAGTTCAACCGTGGTGGTGTTCTCATTGTTACCTGTAGTGACGTTACCAAGAAGCTTAAGGCCGAACAGCAGCTTATTCAGGCCAGTAAAATGGCTACTCTCGGTGAAATGGCTTCGGGTGTTGCCCATGAACTCAATCAGCCTTTGGCCATTTTGAAAACAATCAGCAATCTTTTAAGTAGAAAGATTTCAAAGGGACGCATTCCTGAGCCTGAAATACTTGAAGAAATGGCTGAAGGTGTCAGCACCCATGTTGACAGGGCCAGTAAAATAATTTTGCACATGCGTGAATTTGGAAGAAAGTCGTCATTAAAGACAACACCTGTTCAGCTCAATAATGTCCTTAGACGCGGGTTTGAATTTTTCAGCCAGCAGCTGACCGTAAGGAACATAGATGTAATCTGGGATCTTGATGATAATCTTCCTGAAATAATGGCCGATGCCAATCGCCTTGAACAGGTTGTAATCAACCTTCTTATAAATGCCAGAGATGCTATTGAAGAACGCTGGTCCGGTGAATCTGCCAGAAAATCAGAGCGTAAAATTTTTATTTCCAGCAGTTTTAACGAGCATGAAATTGTTGTTGAAGTCTGCGATACAGGCTCAGGAATACCGGAACAGATTCAGGAAAGATTGTTTGAACCGTTCTTCACGACCAAGGATGTGGGAAAAGGTACCGGGCTTGGGCTTTCTATTTCGTATGAAATTATAAGAGATTATGGCGGTAATATTCATGCTGTCTCCGGCAATGGTCGCGGGGCATGTTTCAAAATTGTATTTCCCAATAAAGCTAAGACAAATTGA
- a CDS encoding RrF2 family transcriptional regulator: protein MKLTTRSRYGTRLLLDIAMHSEKGPVPSHDSARREGISLKYLEKILKLLKEGGFIKGKRGPNGGNILTMAPEDISIGAVAQVLDGDEQILDCDGDMSTCPRAAVCLRRSIWDDANKAMYKMLDSYSLADLIKDARLCPMDRNIQKPD, encoded by the coding sequence ATGAAGCTCACTACCAGAAGCAGATACGGAACCCGTCTGTTGCTTGATATTGCAATGCATAGCGAAAAAGGTCCTGTTCCCAGCCATGATTCAGCGAGAAGGGAAGGTATTTCATTAAAATATCTGGAAAAGATATTAAAGCTCCTAAAAGAGGGCGGTTTTATTAAAGGCAAGAGAGGACCTAACGGCGGAAATATCCTGACTATGGCTCCCGAGGATATCTCTATTGGTGCCGTGGCACAGGTTCTTGATGGTGACGAGCAGATTCTTGATTGTGACGGTGATATGAGTACCTGTCCGCGGGCTGCAGTATGCCTGCGCAGATCAATCTGGGATGACGCCAACAAGGCCATGTATAAAATGCTTGATTCCTATTCGCTTGCAGATCTTATTAAAGACGCCAGACTTTGCCCCATGGACAGGAATATTCAAAAACCTGATTAG
- a CDS encoding response regulator, protein MDDVKLMLVDDEEGIRRFLGLTLGDFGYDVVTAANGLEAIEMLEHTRVDIILTDIKMPVMDGIELLKKVKSEYSDIEVVMLTGHGDLDLAIESLKADAADFITKPVNDDVLELSIARIVEKIQMKRELKEYTENLERLVDEKTKRIVELERQNAACQVIEGFSSALADATSAVESDSGLFNELPCLVSIHNRYLEIVSANTLLKERLGNVVGLNSFDIYSDRNSPGNACPVQKTFNTGKGQHSRETFIGRNGEEIPVTVFTAPIPGKDGNIDLVLDISVDMTELKRLRDELFTTQLKYQRLFDEAPCYISVQNPDYSIAEVNRRFKDDFTNPDGKTCFKTYKHRDAPCKDCPVRQTFKDGESHQLETVIKTEKGEHKNVLVWSAPIRDVYGEIVQVMEMSTDITEIRRLQDHLTSLGIMLGSMSHGVKGMLTALDGGIYRLESGLRKNDRERVDDAAAVLKNMVGRVRKMVLDILYYAKSRELELELVEAAPFLIDTARLINQKAESAGVDYRLDIPDNLGTIKIDSSAMSAALVNFLENAVDACESCIGKEDKYIGMQAAVDGSRLKISIFDNGMGMDPETRDKIFTLFFSSKGKRGTGIGLFISSQTIRDHGGEIEVESEPGTGTKFTVFLPLKG, encoded by the coding sequence ATGGATGACGTAAAATTAATGCTGGTTGACGATGAGGAAGGCATCCGGCGTTTTCTGGGGCTTACTCTTGGAGATTTCGGATACGACGTTGTCACCGCAGCCAATGGCCTTGAGGCCATTGAAATGCTGGAACATACCAGAGTTGATATAATTCTTACCGATATAAAAATGCCGGTGATGGACGGCATTGAACTTCTTAAAAAAGTTAAATCAGAATATAGTGATATCGAAGTTGTCATGCTTACCGGGCATGGTGATCTCGATCTTGCCATCGAATCTCTTAAGGCCGATGCTGCCGATTTTATTACCAAACCGGTAAATGATGATGTTTTAGAACTTTCCATTGCCCGCATTGTTGAAAAAATTCAGATGAAGCGGGAACTCAAAGAATATACTGAAAATCTTGAGCGTCTTGTTGATGAAAAAACAAAACGTATAGTCGAGCTTGAACGCCAGAATGCGGCATGTCAGGTTATTGAAGGTTTCAGTTCCGCCCTTGCCGATGCTACCAGTGCTGTTGAATCTGACTCCGGTCTTTTTAATGAGCTGCCCTGCCTTGTTTCCATCCACAACCGTTATCTTGAAATTGTTTCAGCCAATACGCTCCTTAAAGAAAGGCTTGGCAATGTTGTAGGGCTCAACAGCTTTGATATTTATTCTGACCGCAACTCTCCCGGTAACGCCTGTCCTGTTCAAAAGACTTTTAATACCGGAAAAGGGCAGCACAGCAGGGAAACATTTATCGGCCGCAACGGTGAAGAAATTCCGGTAACTGTTTTTACCGCACCAATCCCCGGCAAAGACGGCAACATTGATCTTGTTCTAGACATTTCAGTTGATATGACTGAGCTCAAACGTCTCAGGGATGAACTTTTCACTACTCAGCTTAAATATCAGCGGCTTTTTGATGAAGCCCCATGCTACATTTCCGTTCAGAATCCTGATTACAGTATCGCTGAAGTAAACCGCAGGTTTAAGGATGACTTTACAAATCCTGACGGCAAAACCTGTTTTAAAACCTACAAGCACCGTGATGCTCCATGTAAAGACTGTCCTGTAAGGCAGACCTTTAAAGATGGCGAATCCCATCAGCTGGAAACAGTTATAAAGACTGAAAAGGGCGAGCATAAAAATGTACTGGTCTGGTCGGCACCTATCAGGGATGTTTATGGTGAAATCGTACAGGTTATGGAGATGTCCACTGACATAACCGAAATACGCAGGCTTCAGGATCACCTTACATCTCTGGGGATTATGCTCGGTTCCATGTCGCATGGCGTTAAAGGGATGCTTACCGCTCTTGATGGCGGTATTTACCGTCTGGAGTCCGGACTTCGTAAAAATGACCGTGAGCGTGTTGATGACGCTGCTGCCGTACTCAAAAATATGGTCGGCAGAGTCAGAAAGATGGTGCTCGATATCCTTTACTATGCAAAATCGCGCGAACTTGAGCTTGAGCTGGTTGAAGCTGCGCCGTTTTTAATTGATACCGCAAGGCTGATAAACCAGAAAGCCGAATCAGCCGGAGTTGATTACCGGCTTGATATTCCGGACAATCTGGGAACAATTAAAATTGACAGCAGTGCCATGTCCGCTGCTCTGGTTAATTTTCTGGAAAACGCCGTTGATGCCTGTGAAAGCTGTATTGGGAAGGAAGATAAATATATCGGTATGCAGGCCGCTGTTGATGGTTCCAGATTAAAAATATCTATTTTTGACAATGGAATGGGGATGGACCCTGAAACCAGAGATAAAATTTTCACCTTATTCTTTTCTTCAAAGGGTAAGAGAGGCACTGGAATAGGTCTTTTTATCTCCAGTCAGACTATCAGGGATCATGGTGGCGAAATAGAAGTTGAATCGGAACCGGGTACCGGGACAAAATTCACAGTATTTCTTCCACTTAAAGGTTAA
- the divK gene encoding DVU0259 family response regulator domain-containing protein — protein sequence MPKKIMVVDDDPYIVDYLVNVFEDHGYDTCRAFDGLAAYDVAIAEKPDLITLDLEMPNEWGPQFYHRLTEHENFHDLPVIIISGLPGIHMAIQSAVATIKKPFDPSDVIKIVKDTIGDP from the coding sequence ATGCCCAAAAAAATTATGGTTGTTGATGATGATCCGTACATTGTAGATTATCTGGTCAATGTATTTGAGGATCATGGATATGATACCTGCCGCGCTTTTGACGGTCTTGCAGCTTATGATGTGGCCATAGCTGAGAAACCCGATCTGATTACTCTTGATCTTGAAATGCCTAACGAATGGGGTCCGCAGTTTTATCACAGGCTGACGGAGCACGAAAATTTTCATGATCTGCCGGTTATAATAATCAGTGGTCTTCCGGGTATTCACATGGCCATCCAGAGCGCAGTCGCAACCATAAAAAAACCTTTTGATCCCAGTGATGTTATAAAGATTGTAAAGGATACCATAGGCGATCCATAA
- the divK gene encoding DVU0259 family response regulator domain-containing protein, protein MSKKILIVDDDKEIRSYMKDLFSDNGYEAITADDGKAAYEIAENEKPDLITLDLEMPGEWGPRFYRKLTQNDELKRTPVIVVSGLTANKYAIPKAVASLNKPFDADELLLLVKENIG, encoded by the coding sequence ATGTCCAAAAAGATTCTTATAGTCGACGATGATAAAGAAATCCGTTCCTATATGAAGGATCTGTTCAGCGACAATGGTTACGAAGCTATTACTGCCGATGACGGTAAAGCTGCTTATGAAATTGCGGAAAATGAAAAACCGGACCTTATCACCCTTGATCTTGAAATGCCGGGTGAATGGGGACCAAGGTTTTATCGCAAGCTTACTCAAAATGATGAACTGAAGAGAACTCCGGTTATTGTTGTGAGCGGGCTTACTGCAAACAAGTACGCAATACCCAAAGCTGTAGCCAGTCTGAACAAGCCTTTTGATGCAGACGAGCTGTTGCTGCTGGTAAAGGAAAACATCGGATAA
- a CDS encoding universal stress protein has translation MFKKILLATTGSTASFGAARVAFDMAKRYGSEVTVFHVLGVPTKAYSQIVNDVRTGEEVEVDEDYRSWVEEEIRTTYAKQLEGLDNVRIILTTGVPSREILREARSIDADLIVMGASSGNSANYYRGYPGSTFQKVAKAAGCPILTVHRESASYWGGFSKILFGTDFSKQSLSAFLFALKTARELDCELTIFHALDISGKVLDQNEIEENLIAVRERIRSTYSPLMGDFKNYDIEVWEGAPYVEIVKLAREKQVDLVVLAHHTRELDPEKARIGSTVEQVIVRANCPVVSVSKPEKV, from the coding sequence ATGTTTAAGAAAATCCTTTTAGCGACAACAGGCTCTACCGCGAGCTTCGGTGCCGCCCGAGTCGCTTTCGATATGGCAAAGCGTTACGGCTCGGAAGTTACAGTCTTTCACGTTCTGGGAGTGCCTACAAAGGCCTACTCGCAGATTGTCAACGACGTTCGCACCGGCGAAGAAGTTGAAGTTGATGAAGATTACCGTTCATGGGTTGAAGAGGAAATCAGAACAACTTACGCAAAGCAGCTTGAAGGTCTTGATAATGTAAGAATTATTCTGACCACAGGCGTACCTTCGCGCGAAATTCTTCGTGAAGCACGTTCAATTGATGCAGACCTGATTGTTATGGGTGCAAGCTCAGGCAACAGTGCAAATTATTACAGGGGATATCCCGGCAGCACCTTCCAGAAGGTTGCCAAGGCCGCCGGTTGTCCCATCCTTACCGTACATCGTGAATCCGCATCCTACTGGGGTGGATTCTCGAAGATTCTTTTTGGAACCGACTTCTCCAAGCAGTCTTTGAGTGCGTTTCTCTTCGCGCTGAAAACAGCGCGCGAACTCGACTGCGAACTGACCATCTTCCACGCTCTTGATATCAGCGGAAAGGTTTTGGACCAGAATGAGATTGAGGAGAATCTCATAGCCGTACGCGAACGTATTCGCAGTACGTATTCACCTTTGATGGGTGATTTCAAGAACTATGACATTGAAGTCTGGGAAGGAGCTCCATACGTGGAGATTGTTAAACTCGCCCGTGAAAAGCAGGTCGACCTTGTCGTTCTTGCCCATCATACCCGCGAGCTTGATCCCGAAAAGGCTAGAATCGGCTCAACTGTTGAGCAGGTTATTGTCCGGGCCAACTGCCCGGTAGTCAGTGTCAGCAAGCCGGAAAAGGTCTGA